The following proteins are co-located in the Pseudomonas antarctica genome:
- the gudD gene encoding glucarate dehydratase, with the protein MTTSKSPVVTHFHVIPVAGHDSMLLNLSGAHGPFFTRNIVILKDSSGNTGVGEVPGGERIRETLEDARSLVIGQPIGQYQRILNQMRTTFASRDAAGRGLQTFDLRITIHAVTAMEAALLDLLGQFLDVPVAALLGEGQQRDAVKMLGYLFYVGDRTATDLAYRNEADADDAWFRLRHEKAMTAEAVVRLAEAAKDKYGFNDFKLKGGVLSGDEEIEAVTALAERFPDARITLDPNGAWSLKEAIRLCRDQHHVLAYAEDPCGAENGYSGREVMAEFRRATGLKTATNMIATDWREMGHAIQLQSVDIPLADPHFWTMQGSVRVAQMCNDWGLTWGSHSNNHFDISLAMFTQVAAAAPGDITAIDTHWIWQDGQRLTREPLKIEGGYVKVPAKPGLGVEIDMDAVAKAHELYKGMGLGARNDSVAMQFLIPGWVFNNKQPCLVR; encoded by the coding sequence ATGACCACGTCCAAATCACCCGTCGTCACCCACTTCCACGTCATCCCGGTGGCAGGCCACGACAGCATGCTGCTGAACCTGAGCGGCGCACACGGGCCGTTTTTTACGCGCAATATCGTGATTCTCAAAGACAGTTCCGGCAATACCGGTGTCGGTGAAGTACCCGGTGGCGAGCGCATTCGCGAAACGCTGGAAGACGCGCGCAGCCTGGTGATCGGCCAACCCATCGGCCAGTACCAGCGCATCCTGAACCAGATGCGTACCACCTTTGCCTCAAGGGATGCCGCCGGCCGTGGCCTGCAAACCTTTGACCTGCGCATCACCATTCATGCCGTCACCGCCATGGAAGCCGCCTTGCTCGACCTGCTGGGTCAATTCCTCGACGTGCCGGTGGCCGCCTTGCTCGGCGAAGGCCAGCAGCGCGACGCGGTAAAAATGCTTGGCTACCTGTTCTACGTGGGTGATCGCACCGCCACCGACCTGGCCTACCGCAACGAGGCCGACGCGGATGACGCGTGGTTTCGTTTGCGTCACGAAAAAGCCATGACGGCCGAAGCGGTGGTGCGCCTGGCCGAAGCCGCCAAAGACAAATACGGCTTCAACGACTTCAAGCTCAAGGGCGGCGTATTGAGCGGCGACGAAGAAATCGAAGCCGTGACGGCACTGGCCGAACGCTTCCCGGATGCACGCATCACCCTCGACCCGAACGGCGCGTGGTCATTGAAAGAAGCCATCCGCCTGTGCCGCGATCAACACCACGTGCTGGCTTACGCCGAAGACCCGTGCGGCGCGGAAAATGGCTACTCGGGCCGCGAAGTCATGGCTGAATTTCGCCGGGCCACGGGTTTGAAAACCGCGACCAACATGATCGCCACCGACTGGCGCGAAATGGGCCACGCCATCCAGCTGCAATCGGTGGATATTCCGCTCGCCGACCCACACTTCTGGACGATGCAAGGCTCGGTGCGTGTGGCGCAGATGTGCAATGACTGGGGCCTGACCTGGGGTTCGCACTCCAACAACCACTTCGATATTTCCCTGGCGATGTTCACCCAGGTGGCGGCGGCGGCGCCGGGCGACATCACCGCCATCGACACTCACTGGATCTGGCAGGACGGCCAGCGCCTGACCAGGGAGCCACTGAAAATCGAAGGCGGCTACGTGAAGGTGCCGGCCAAGCCGGGCCTGGGCGTGGAGATCGACATGGACGCGGTGGCCAAGGCCCATGAGCTGTACAAAGGCATGGGCCTTGGGGCACGGAATGACAGCGTGGCGATGCAGTTTTTGATTCCAGGCTGGGTCTTCAACAACAAACAGCCTTGCCTGGTACGTTGA
- a CDS encoding DUF1028 domain-containing protein: MTFSVVASCAETGQLGIAISSSSIAVGARCPWLRPGVGAVASQNITLPSLGPQILDVLGQGVAPSEALAEVLAAQAHSQYRQVTVIDHQGRTAHFSGAQTLGIHAAQSGEQCVAAGNMLADASVIEAMVRAFERAPGQLAERLLAALHAGQARGGEAGPVHSAALVVVDDLLWPIVNLRVDWADEDPIGALDQLWQAYRGQLQDYIDRAINPQHAPGYAVPGDDR; the protein is encoded by the coding sequence ATGACGTTTTCCGTTGTGGCTAGCTGCGCCGAGACGGGCCAGTTGGGTATTGCGATCAGCTCTTCAAGCATTGCCGTTGGCGCGCGTTGCCCGTGGCTGCGCCCCGGTGTGGGCGCGGTGGCGTCGCAGAACATCACCTTGCCGAGCCTGGGCCCGCAGATCCTCGACGTGCTCGGGCAGGGCGTGGCGCCGAGTGAGGCGCTGGCAGAGGTATTAGCCGCTCAGGCGCATAGCCAATATCGCCAGGTCACCGTGATTGATCATCAGGGCCGCACCGCACATTTCAGCGGCGCACAGACCCTGGGCATTCATGCGGCGCAGAGCGGTGAGCAGTGCGTGGCGGCGGGCAATATGCTGGCTGACGCCAGTGTGATCGAAGCCATGGTGCGTGCTTTCGAACGTGCGCCGGGGCAGCTTGCCGAACGCTTGCTGGCCGCGCTGCACGCCGGGCAGGCCAGGGGCGGCGAGGCAGGCCCGGTGCATTCGGCCGCCTTGGTGGTGGTCGATGACCTGCTGTGGCCCATCGTCAATTTGCGGGTGGACTGGGCCGATGAAGACCCGATCGGCGCCCTCGACCAACTCTGGCAGGCCTATCGCGGCCAACTGCAGGATTACATCGACCGCGCCATCAACCCGCAACACGCACCGGGCTATGCGGTGCCGGGAGATGACCGATGA
- the argE gene encoding acetylornithine deacetylase produces MSNSRELLAQLVRFDTTSRESNLALIDFVRTYLQGHGVACELVFNAHKSKANLLASIGPAGLPGIVLSGHTDVVPVDGQRWTVAPFDLTEQDGKLYGRGAADMKGYIACVLASVPSLVQAPLRMPVHIALSYDEEVGCLGVRSLIERFHAQPVKPLLCVIGEPTELKPVLGHKGKLAMRCEVHGAACHSAYAPSGVNAIEYAARLISELVRLGETLKAPQQLDGRFDPPFSTVQTGVISGGKALNIVPQNCTFDFEVRSLPAQDPWQVADALRGYAEHTLLPAMQAVSEQCAISFSELSSYPGLATSAESQAAAWVAEFCGSPAYGTVAFGTEGGLFDQAGIPTVVCGPGSMEQGHKPDEFISLEQLAACDRMLARVVEFVRR; encoded by the coding sequence ATGAGCAACAGCCGTGAGTTACTCGCGCAACTGGTGCGCTTTGATACCACCAGCCGTGAATCCAACCTGGCCTTGATCGACTTCGTGCGCACCTATTTGCAAGGCCACGGGGTGGCCTGTGAGCTGGTGTTCAACGCGCACAAGAGCAAGGCCAACCTGCTGGCGAGCATTGGCCCGGCCGGGCTGCCCGGCATTGTGTTGTCCGGCCACACGGATGTGGTGCCGGTGGATGGCCAGCGTTGGACGGTCGCGCCGTTCGACCTCACGGAACAGGACGGCAAGTTGTATGGCCGTGGCGCCGCCGATATGAAGGGCTACATCGCGTGTGTACTGGCCAGCGTGCCGTCGCTGGTGCAAGCGCCGTTGCGGATGCCGGTGCATATCGCGCTGTCCTATGACGAAGAGGTCGGCTGCCTGGGCGTGCGTTCGTTGATCGAGAGGTTTCACGCGCAACCAGTCAAGCCGCTGCTGTGTGTGATCGGTGAGCCGACCGAACTCAAGCCGGTGCTGGGTCACAAGGGCAAGCTGGCGATGCGCTGCGAAGTGCATGGCGCGGCGTGCCATTCGGCCTATGCGCCGTCCGGTGTCAACGCCATCGAATACGCCGCCCGGTTGATCAGTGAACTGGTGCGGCTCGGTGAAACGCTCAAGGCGCCGCAGCAGCTTGACGGGCGATTTGACCCGCCATTTTCCACGGTTCAAACCGGCGTGATAAGCGGCGGCAAGGCGCTGAATATCGTCCCGCAAAATTGCACGTTTGATTTTGAAGTGCGCTCGCTGCCGGCCCAGGACCCCTGGCAAGTGGCGGACGCGTTACGCGGCTACGCTGAACACACCTTGTTGCCGGCAATGCAGGCCGTGAGCGAGCAGTGCGCGATCAGCTTCAGCGAACTGTCGAGCTACCCGGGCCTGGCCACTTCGGCCGAAAGCCAGGCGGCTGCCTGGGTTGCCGAGTTCTGTGGTTCGCCGGCGTACGGCACGGTGGCCTTCGGCACTGAAGGCGGGTTGTTTGATCAGGCCGGTATCCCGACGGTGGTGTGCGGGCCGGGCAGTATGGAGCAGGGGCACAAGCCGGATGAGTTCATCAGCCTGGAACAGTTGGCGGCGTGTGATCGGATGCTGGCGCGGGTGGTGGAGTTTGTGAGGCGGTGA
- a CDS encoding ABC transporter substrate-binding protein, with protein MINRQTMLALLGLASLTLHGPSAWAAEPQTLTVGDQFFSNRIVLELSGELKDLPYKIDFKRFNTGSPVASAVASGALDVGIVGDTPVISLAANGAPVKVVASTQTSLDGVGIVARKGIHSVADLKGKTVAIWNGSWSQQLAYKALDEAGVPRNSVTFKFLLPAEASLALTQGDIDAFGTWEPYVSLQEKEGSTLIRNAKGLMSAPTYIVAYEPALAQKSAIIKDFVARLTRARVWSNTHVDEYAEAWSKANQSSPDIAKVWFKRDAIKVLPISPTIVSEAQATADFLVDAQMLKQRYDVTPLFDRAL; from the coding sequence ATGATCAATCGTCAAACAATGCTCGCCCTGCTGGGCCTGGCTTCGCTAACGCTGCACGGCCCTTCGGCGTGGGCGGCAGAGCCCCAGACCCTGACGGTGGGCGACCAGTTTTTCTCCAATCGCATCGTCCTGGAACTGTCGGGCGAGCTCAAAGACTTGCCGTACAAAATCGACTTCAAGCGCTTTAACACCGGTTCGCCGGTGGCCTCGGCGGTTGCCAGTGGTGCGCTCGACGTGGGCATTGTCGGCGACACGCCGGTGATCAGCCTTGCCGCCAATGGGGCGCCGGTGAAAGTGGTGGCCAGCACCCAGACCAGTCTTGACGGTGTAGGCATCGTCGCGCGTAAAGGCATCCATTCGGTGGCCGACCTGAAAGGCAAAACCGTCGCGATCTGGAACGGCTCGTGGAGCCAGCAACTGGCCTATAAAGCGCTGGATGAAGCCGGCGTACCGCGCAACAGCGTGACCTTCAAATTCCTGTTGCCAGCCGAAGCCAGCCTGGCACTGACCCAAGGCGACATTGATGCCTTTGGCACCTGGGAACCCTATGTGTCGTTGCAAGAGAAAGAAGGCAGCACGCTGATCCGCAATGCCAAGGGCTTGATGAGCGCACCGACCTACATCGTTGCGTATGAACCGGCGCTGGCGCAAAAAAGCGCGATCATCAAAGACTTTGTCGCGCGCCTGACGCGTGCTCGGGTCTGGAGTAACACGCACGTTGATGAGTATGCCGAGGCGTGGTCGAAGGCCAACCAGTCCTCGCCGGACATTGCCAAGGTGTGGTTCAAGCGTGACGCGATCAAGGTGCTGCCGATCTCGCCGACGATTGTCAGCGAGGCCCAGGCCACGGCGGATTTCCTGGTGGATGCGCAGATGCTCAAACAGCGGTATGACGTGACGCCGTTGTTTGATCGGGCCCTTTAA
- a CDS encoding phytanoyl-CoA dioxygenase family protein — protein MIEQAQIEQFQRDGFLVVEGVLSLDEVATLQHDFDQWVEESRRHDQGWGATVDGRARFDLEGDHRPDHPSLRRVSSPTEISPVYERVALHSRMAAISAQLIGAGGARFHHSKINSKLPHTATQVKWHQDFLFTPHSNDDIVTALLMVSEVTPQNGPLNVIPGSHKGPLWSHWQNQRFTGSVEDAVVEEHCQQPVACYGPAGSVCFMHTRLLHASSPNETELPRTLFISVYAAEDALPFGENPLPSAHAGVLVAGEESGLVRSTDNHLRLPQKPRGASFFVQQAGQDSATA, from the coding sequence ATGATCGAGCAAGCTCAAATCGAACAGTTCCAGCGCGACGGATTCCTGGTGGTAGAAGGCGTGCTGTCGCTGGACGAAGTGGCCACGCTGCAACACGACTTCGACCAGTGGGTGGAAGAGAGCCGCCGCCACGACCAGGGTTGGGGTGCCACGGTGGACGGGCGCGCACGCTTTGACCTGGAGGGCGACCACCGCCCGGATCACCCGTCGTTGCGCCGGGTGAGTTCGCCCACCGAGATTTCCCCGGTGTACGAGCGCGTGGCGTTGCACTCACGGATGGCGGCGATTTCTGCGCAGTTGATCGGCGCTGGCGGCGCGCGTTTTCATCACAGCAAAATCAATTCGAAACTGCCGCACACCGCGACCCAGGTGAAGTGGCACCAGGACTTTCTGTTCACGCCCCACAGCAACGACGACATCGTGACGGCCTTGCTGATGGTCAGTGAAGTGACCCCGCAAAACGGCCCTCTGAATGTGATCCCCGGCAGCCACAAAGGCCCGCTGTGGTCGCACTGGCAGAACCAGCGGTTCACCGGTTCGGTAGAGGATGCGGTGGTCGAAGAACACTGCCAGCAACCGGTCGCCTGTTACGGCCCGGCCGGCTCCGTGTGCTTCATGCACACGCGCCTGTTACATGCTTCGAGCCCTAACGAGACCGAACTGCCGCGCACTCTTTTTATCAGCGTATACGCCGCTGAAGACGCGCTGCCATTCGGTGAAAACCCGTTGCCCAGTGCACACGCCGGCGTGTTGGTGGCCGGTGAAGAAAGTGGCTTGGTGCGCTCCACGGACAACCATCTGCGCTTGCCGCAGAAACCCCGTGGCGCGTCCTTTTTCGTGCAACAGGCCGGCCAAGATTCCGCGACTGCCTAA
- a CDS encoding DHH family phosphoesterase — MRVVTSGSAYLDIDAYACCIAYAELLNHQGIEARAVSSAPLNFSICRSVLDWNASLDDYLPMAGDEFVLVDVSDYHHFDPSVVLDQVREVIDHHPGFEIHWSQKLGAGADIRPIGAAATLVFQRWEKSGLMPQISRHSAALLATAILDNTLNFTGKMTTALDIWAYEVLAQRAGLSADWPVRYFSECQAAIEADLLNALAADMKQMSAARNLPWLIAQMTVWDAQALVQRHRAAIEQWLAAQGEDWLLNAISIRERKSYWLAGPLLSQQKLSLLLSLNWQGAQAVLGRAMQRKELVKLALAAMNEGLNVPGKAVCC; from the coding sequence ATGAGGGTAGTGACCTCCGGCTCGGCCTATCTGGACATCGATGCGTACGCCTGCTGCATTGCGTACGCCGAACTGCTTAATCACCAGGGCATTGAGGCGCGTGCCGTGAGCAGCGCACCGTTGAATTTCAGTATTTGCAGGAGCGTGCTCGACTGGAACGCTTCGCTGGACGATTACCTGCCCATGGCCGGCGATGAGTTCGTGTTGGTGGACGTCTCCGACTACCATCACTTCGACCCGAGCGTGGTGCTCGATCAGGTGCGGGAAGTCATCGACCATCATCCCGGCTTTGAAATCCATTGGTCGCAAAAGCTTGGCGCGGGTGCCGATATCCGCCCAATCGGCGCAGCGGCGACACTGGTCTTCCAGCGTTGGGAAAAATCCGGACTGATGCCGCAGATCAGCCGACACAGCGCGGCATTGTTGGCCACGGCGATTCTGGACAATACCCTGAATTTCACCGGGAAAATGACCACAGCCCTGGATATCTGGGCATACGAGGTGCTCGCGCAGCGGGCGGGCTTGTCTGCAGACTGGCCGGTGCGCTATTTCAGCGAATGTCAGGCCGCGATCGAGGCCGACCTGCTGAACGCCCTGGCAGCCGATATGAAACAGATGAGTGCCGCACGCAACTTGCCGTGGCTTATCGCGCAAATGACGGTGTGGGATGCACAGGCGTTGGTCCAGCGGCATCGCGCAGCCATTGAACAATGGCTGGCGGCGCAAGGTGAGGACTGGCTGTTGAACGCCATCAGCATTCGCGAGCGCAAAAGCTATTGGCTGGCAGGGCCGTTGCTCAGCCAGCAAAAGCTGAGTCTGCTGCTGTCGCTCAACTGGCAAGGTGCACAGGCGGTGCTGGGGCGCGCCATGCAGCGCAAGGAGCTGGTGAAGCTGGCCTTGGCTGCCATGAACGAAGGGCTCAACGTACCAGGCAAGGCTGTTTGTTGTTGA
- a CDS encoding class II aldolase and adducin N-terminal domain-containing protein, protein MALSLEEQTRIDLAATFRIIAHVGMHEAVANHFSAAVSADGKQFLLNPKWKHFSRIRASDLLLLNADDPASADHPNVDATAWSIHGQIHRLLPQTRAVLHLHPVYTTAVACLATPHVPPIDQNTARYFNRVAVDELYGGMADTEAEGARLAGLLDGKRRLLMGNHGVMVTAASIGEAFDDIWTLERACQILVTAWSTGQPLRVLSDEVAEKTARGWEGIADFSQQHFEEMKQMMIDADPSVLD, encoded by the coding sequence ATGGCGTTATCCCTTGAAGAACAGACTCGCATCGACCTGGCGGCGACCTTTCGTATCATTGCGCATGTGGGCATGCACGAAGCGGTGGCCAACCACTTCAGCGCCGCCGTGTCGGCCGATGGCAAACAGTTTTTGCTCAACCCGAAGTGGAAGCACTTTTCGCGTATCCGCGCCAGTGACCTGTTGCTGTTGAACGCCGACGACCCCGCCAGCGCCGACCACCCGAATGTGGACGCCACCGCCTGGTCAATCCACGGGCAGATTCACCGCCTGTTGCCGCAAACCCGCGCGGTGTTGCACTTGCACCCGGTGTACACCACGGCAGTGGCCTGCCTGGCCACACCGCATGTGCCGCCGATCGACCAGAACACCGCGCGGTACTTCAACCGTGTGGCCGTGGACGAACTGTATGGCGGTATGGCGGACACCGAAGCCGAAGGCGCGCGCCTGGCCGGGTTGCTTGATGGCAAGCGTCGCTTGTTGATGGGGAACCACGGTGTGATGGTGACGGCGGCGTCCATCGGTGAAGCCTTTGACGACATCTGGACCCTGGAGCGCGCCTGCCAGATTCTGGTGACGGCGTGGTCCACCGGCCAGCCGCTGCGGGTGCTGTCGGATGAGGTGGCGGAAAAAACCGCGCGGGGCTGGGAAGGCATCGCGGATTTTTCGCAGCAGCACTTTGAAGAAATGAAGCAAATGATGATCGACGCCGATCCTTCGGTGCTCGACTGA
- a CDS encoding acyl-CoA dehydrogenase family protein — MSTPALNIWGCAPSARYEQLAAPFRPLFAQILAQAAEADQTRASLTNVIQQLNKLGLPRWRLPVSEGGQDATLVELLALLTELSAADSNITQALRGHFGFCEDVLCAKDLDWRAKWLHRLGQGALLSPGSTEVGNQTRGDFDTRLHRDAQGTLRISGKKFYTTGALYSDLINTIATGEDGTVYSVVVDLKAPGVQIIDDWNGFGQRLTASGTCVFDNAPVEDDLRPTHQRFGYGQSFFQIYHLSTLAGIARRAALSGAQELSQRARTFTTGNADTAAHDVQLLQVIGEVASQAYAAQAISQQAAQRLEQTAQYVIAHEQPLHDDDPHVALAELEVCLAVNPVVDATLAATTALFDALGASATASNKALDRLWRNARTLANHNPRVYKSRIVGNYLVNGLLPPAQWRVGVAKG, encoded by the coding sequence ATGTCGACTCCCGCTTTGAATATCTGGGGCTGCGCGCCCTCCGCCCGTTACGAACAACTGGCCGCACCGTTTCGCCCACTGTTTGCGCAGATCCTTGCCCAAGCCGCCGAGGCTGATCAAACCCGCGCCAGCCTCACTAACGTTATCCAGCAGCTGAATAAACTGGGCTTGCCCCGTTGGCGCTTACCCGTGAGTGAGGGCGGCCAGGACGCGACACTGGTTGAACTGCTCGCGCTGCTCACCGAGTTATCCGCCGCCGACTCCAACATCACCCAGGCCCTGCGCGGGCATTTTGGTTTTTGCGAAGACGTACTCTGCGCCAAAGACCTCGACTGGCGCGCCAAATGGCTGCACCGACTCGGCCAGGGCGCGCTGCTCTCCCCCGGCAGCACGGAAGTCGGCAACCAGACCCGGGGTGATTTCGACACCCGCCTTCACCGTGATGCACAGGGCACGTTGCGCATCAGCGGCAAAAAGTTCTACACCACCGGCGCGCTCTACAGTGACCTGATCAACACCATCGCCACGGGCGAAGACGGCACGGTGTACAGCGTGGTGGTCGACCTCAAAGCCCCTGGCGTTCAGATCATCGACGACTGGAACGGCTTCGGCCAACGCCTCACCGCCAGCGGTACATGCGTCTTTGACAATGCGCCGGTGGAAGACGACCTGCGCCCCACACACCAGCGCTTCGGCTACGGCCAATCCTTCTTCCAGATCTACCACCTCAGCACCCTCGCCGGCATCGCCCGCCGCGCTGCGTTGAGTGGTGCGCAAGAACTCAGCCAGCGCGCCCGGACCTTCACCACCGGCAATGCCGACACCGCCGCGCACGACGTGCAACTGCTGCAAGTGATCGGCGAAGTCGCCAGCCAGGCGTATGCCGCGCAAGCCATCAGCCAGCAAGCGGCGCAGCGCCTGGAGCAGACCGCGCAGTATGTGATCGCCCACGAGCAGCCGTTGCATGACGATGACCCGCACGTGGCATTGGCGGAATTGGAGGTGTGCCTGGCAGTCAACCCAGTGGTGGATGCCACACTCGCGGCGACCACCGCGCTGTTTGACGCGCTGGGCGCCAGTGCAACGGCGAGCAACAAGGCGCTGGACCGGCTATGGCGCAATGCGCGCACGTTGGCGAACCATAATCCACGGGTGTACAAGTCGCGGATTGTGGGTAATTACCTGGTGAACGGGTTGCTGCCACCGGCGCAGTGGCGAGTGGGCGTGGCCAAGGGCTGA
- a CDS encoding addiction module antidote protein — translation MSKSTFKPEDMPILDLDTSGTHVYEASRFLDSPEIISAYLAQSLKSQDPQILMKALAEVAKAQGVNKVAEAAGVNRESLYKTLKGGSKTRFETIKKLMLALGVELTVQPVATSALKKLPRQNGQ, via the coding sequence ATGAGCAAATCGACATTCAAACCCGAGGACATGCCGATCCTCGATCTCGACACATCAGGCACTCATGTCTATGAGGCTTCGCGCTTCCTGGACAGCCCCGAAATCATCAGTGCTTACCTGGCGCAAAGCCTTAAGTCCCAAGACCCGCAGATACTCATGAAGGCGCTCGCCGAAGTGGCCAAGGCCCAAGGCGTTAACAAGGTTGCCGAGGCAGCAGGGGTTAATCGGGAGAGTCTGTATAAAACCCTCAAGGGCGGCTCAAAAACGCGCTTTGAAACCATCAAGAAGCTGATGCTGGCGTTGGGCGTGGAGCTCACTGTGCAACCTGTTGCAACGAGCGCACTTAAAAAATTGCCACGGCAAAACGGGCAATAG
- a CDS encoding type II toxin-antitoxin system RelE/ParE family toxin produces MTNLIGRTPEFDTWLDGMRDVWGKTAILTRLDRAEENNFGDCEPVGDGLSEMRVFVGPGYRVYFVRTGITAYLMLWGSDKTDQRRGIKRAKEILDALRGQ; encoded by the coding sequence GTGACTAATTTGATCGGCAGGACGCCGGAGTTTGATACATGGCTCGACGGTATGAGGGATGTTTGGGGAAAAACTGCAATTCTGACCCGGCTGGATCGAGCCGAGGAAAACAATTTTGGCGATTGCGAACCCGTAGGCGATGGGTTGAGTGAAATGCGTGTCTTCGTCGGGCCCGGCTACAGGGTGTACTTTGTGCGCACGGGAATCACCGCTTACCTGATGCTGTGGGGAAGCGATAAAACCGATCAGAGGCGAGGAATCAAGCGGGCAAAAGAGATACTCGATGCCCTGAGAGGTCAATGA
- a CDS encoding ABC transporter substrate-binding protein, whose protein sequence is MTASKKSVRPLAVCLLGAAVALTSLAASAFQQEGKLIAGSDVTFFPYEYMDNNKPAGFDIEFMDGLGKVMGRKVETLDTRFPNLITGLQAGRFDLTNSSMYITAERVKVIDMIPYLKSGESILTLKDSAFQPKTPEEFCGHKIGSMGATSWLAQMNKLSADYCVAKGLKPIQISEYSTDPQTTQALLAHAVEAQITDAAVARGVVDKLGSRVVISSDTLIYPVLNGFGVKKGNDTVKKALLDGLEKYRATPEYAALLKKYNFEAPTDADIAALMPQ, encoded by the coding sequence ATGACAGCGTCTAAAAAAAGTGTTCGCCCTCTTGCCGTGTGCCTGCTGGGCGCTGCGGTTGCACTGACCTCGTTGGCGGCTTCGGCGTTCCAGCAGGAAGGCAAGCTCATCGCCGGTTCCGATGTGACGTTTTTTCCCTATGAGTACATGGATAACAACAAGCCCGCAGGCTTTGATATCGAGTTCATGGACGGCCTGGGCAAGGTCATGGGCCGCAAGGTCGAGACCCTCGATACACGCTTTCCCAACCTGATCACTGGCCTGCAGGCCGGGCGGTTCGACCTGACCAACTCGTCGATGTACATCACTGCAGAGCGGGTCAAAGTCATCGACATGATCCCTTACCTGAAAAGCGGCGAGTCGATCCTCACCCTCAAGGACAGCGCCTTCCAGCCCAAGACTCCGGAAGAATTCTGCGGCCACAAGATCGGCTCCATGGGCGCCACTTCCTGGCTGGCGCAGATGAACAAATTGTCGGCTGATTATTGCGTGGCCAAGGGGTTGAAGCCGATTCAGATCAGCGAATACAGCACCGACCCGCAAACCACCCAGGCCTTGCTCGCACACGCCGTGGAAGCGCAGATCACCGACGCCGCCGTGGCCCGTGGTGTGGTCGACAAGCTGGGCAGCCGCGTGGTGATTTCTTCCGACACCCTGATCTACCCGGTGCTTAACGGCTTTGGCGTGAAGAAGGGCAATGACACGGTGAAGAAAGCCCTGCTCGACGGGCTGGAAAAATACCGCGCCACCCCGGAATACGCCGCCTTGCTCAAGAAGTACAACTTTGAGGCCCCGACCGACGCCGACATCGCAGCGCTGATGCCCCAGTAA